The Lysobacter capsici genome has a segment encoding these proteins:
- a CDS encoding ogr/Delta-like zinc finger family protein, which produces MTVFSQRKRVVFTCDACGSVLIKRTSYLSHQHLRHDAYVCDNPMCGASYTGHTELTGIASPSGLPNARPSDLPESPSYARNIALKAYREAQGERQLDLLDSIPANADH; this is translated from the coding sequence ATGACCGTGTTCAGCCAGCGGAAGCGCGTGGTGTTCACCTGCGACGCCTGCGGCAGCGTGCTGATCAAGCGCACCAGCTATCTGTCCCATCAGCATCTGCGGCACGACGCCTACGTCTGCGACAACCCGATGTGCGGCGCCAGTTACACCGGCCACACCGAACTCACCGGCATCGCCAGCCCCAGCGGCCTGCCGAACGCCCGCCCCAGCGACCTACCCGAATCGCCGTCTTACGCGCGAAACATCGCGCTCAAGGCCTACCGGGAAGCCCAGGGGGAGAGGCAGCTCGACCTGCTCGACAGCATCCCCGCTAACGCCGACCACTGA
- a CDS encoding DNA-binding protein, translating into MSNAQGPKIRTPEQALAELKSRGETIAAFARRHDLPYATVYQVLHKQKKGVYGEAHRAAVLLGLKAGVIAPLGEAQ; encoded by the coding sequence ATGTCCAACGCACAAGGGCCGAAAATCCGGACGCCGGAACAGGCGCTGGCCGAGTTGAAGAGTCGAGGCGAGACCATCGCCGCCTTCGCGCGCCGACACGACCTGCCCTACGCGACCGTGTATCAGGTGCTGCACAAGCAAAAGAAGGGCGTTTACGGCGAGGCTCATCGCGCCGCCGTTCTGCTCGGCCTGAAGGCGGGCGTGATCGCGCCCCTAGGGGAGGCCCAGTAA
- a CDS encoding helix-turn-helix domain-containing protein, which produces MDDLVKICARIREERIRLGMSQQEAADVGGVTRKTQAAYESGASAPTVSYLLLIAARGIDVQYVISGSRDRGLMEGHVSLDVLPGFAPADGPTTIQLPEFLLQRKVGMTAITNVRWALNPSRAMEPEIERNQLVLVDVSQSQISGLIDGNTYAYTLWDRPDIRRVKLWRDRLAVVGYGKSPESTDVFKDDEGSLEIFGAVVGVL; this is translated from the coding sequence ATGGACGACCTCGTAAAAATTTGCGCACGCATCAGGGAGGAGCGCATCCGACTGGGCATGAGCCAGCAGGAAGCGGCCGACGTGGGCGGCGTGACGCGCAAGACGCAGGCGGCCTACGAGAGCGGCGCTTCGGCGCCGACTGTCTCGTATCTGCTGTTGATCGCAGCGCGGGGGATCGACGTGCAATACGTCATTTCCGGGTCTCGCGACCGCGGATTGATGGAGGGCCACGTCAGCCTCGACGTGCTGCCCGGCTTCGCGCCCGCCGACGGGCCGACAACGATTCAGCTGCCAGAGTTTTTACTGCAGCGGAAGGTTGGAATGACGGCGATCACAAACGTGCGATGGGCGCTGAATCCTTCGCGCGCGATGGAACCCGAGATAGAAAGGAACCAGCTTGTTCTGGTGGATGTATCACAGTCTCAGATTTCGGGGTTGATTGACGGTAATACTTACGCGTACACGTTGTGGGATCGGCCCGACATTCGGCGGGTGAAGTTGTGGCGCGATCGTCTGGCGGTTGTTGGGTACGGGAAGAGCCCGGAGTCAACGGACGTTTTCAAAGATGATGAAGGCAGCCTAGAGATCTTCGGTGCTGTCGTGGGTGTGCTCTAA
- a CDS encoding MASE1 domain-containing protein, giving the protein MIFSVVYGALMLSSWRLSVDQWYLPAGIRLAALLFLPTRFWPYILAGDAAAFLTLRVPKAEQYGELWAYLSPFLLGPAVAIVPAIFRRQLGVISDRERWFPVIALATAVWTAIANMTINFALSGPSSSGTVENFLRFSAGQYLGMVIFVPAVMVWIRRKDGMFCPRQFSTHLVVAVALTAVAYFAANYTGSEPALRQLLLLLMIVPAVVLTFMHGWRGAALGIAVASVAFGLPTTAFDAAGAHDAVAFVVQIALAIATVALYVFGAAISAHYDHARKLGVAERHALKIAHSSFVSRERHLRESVIALAQLQSGRDEDRRNMARWLEEMGHTAAAADLQRVGKQESRLFDEHAAALYPLRIERHGLFDVLQSVAFSSVWAGGRDVRFVFRGAARALSVDLQLAAYRCACNAVALLAQGAPIRQTVRARVWAGGEYRGIVVSIEATAGQAIPPNQTATLAALELEGRINANGGAVKRRHANRISFLLVEPVGPTSDRQRSPAGVTAHQSPLVV; this is encoded by the coding sequence TTGATTTTCAGCGTCGTGTACGGCGCTTTGATGCTTAGTTCGTGGCGGCTCTCCGTCGATCAGTGGTATCTGCCGGCCGGCATCCGCTTGGCGGCGTTGCTGTTTCTTCCGACGCGGTTCTGGCCGTATATCCTCGCGGGCGACGCCGCCGCGTTCCTGACGCTGCGCGTGCCGAAGGCGGAACAGTACGGCGAGCTGTGGGCGTACCTGAGTCCATTTTTGCTCGGGCCTGCGGTTGCCATAGTCCCGGCGATCTTCCGCCGGCAGTTGGGCGTGATCAGCGATCGTGAGCGCTGGTTCCCCGTGATCGCGCTGGCGACTGCGGTGTGGACAGCGATCGCCAACATGACGATCAATTTCGCGCTGTCCGGCCCGTCCAGCAGCGGCACAGTTGAAAACTTCTTGCGCTTCTCGGCCGGGCAGTACCTTGGCATGGTCATCTTTGTGCCCGCCGTGATGGTTTGGATTCGGCGCAAGGACGGCATGTTCTGCCCGCGCCAATTCTCCACCCACTTGGTCGTCGCCGTCGCGCTCACTGCTGTGGCCTACTTCGCCGCGAACTACACCGGCAGCGAGCCAGCCCTGCGCCAGTTGTTACTGCTGTTGATGATTGTCCCGGCGGTTGTGCTGACTTTTATGCACGGTTGGCGTGGTGCGGCGCTTGGGATCGCGGTCGCGAGCGTAGCGTTCGGGCTCCCAACAACAGCGTTCGACGCCGCTGGTGCTCACGATGCCGTAGCTTTCGTCGTCCAGATCGCGTTGGCGATCGCGACCGTAGCGTTATACGTGTTCGGTGCAGCTATCTCCGCGCACTACGACCATGCACGAAAGCTGGGCGTCGCCGAGCGCCACGCGCTCAAGATTGCGCATAGCAGCTTTGTGTCCAGGGAGCGGCATCTGCGTGAGAGCGTGATCGCGCTGGCGCAACTGCAATCGGGTCGCGATGAGGACCGACGCAACATGGCGCGTTGGTTGGAAGAGATGGGCCACACTGCTGCGGCCGCCGATCTGCAGCGCGTCGGCAAGCAAGAGTCGCGACTGTTCGACGAGCACGCAGCGGCCTTGTATCCGCTGCGGATCGAGCGACACGGCCTTTTCGACGTGCTGCAGTCTGTTGCGTTCAGCAGCGTTTGGGCCGGCGGTAGAGACGTGCGATTCGTGTTCCGTGGCGCCGCCCGCGCGCTCTCCGTCGATCTACAGTTGGCGGCGTATCGGTGCGCGTGCAATGCGGTGGCGCTGTTGGCGCAGGGGGCACCGATTCGTCAGACCGTGCGCGCCCGCGTCTGGGCGGGTGGTGAATACCGCGGCATCGTCGTGTCGATCGAGGCGACTGCGGGACAGGCGATCCCGCCGAATCAGACGGCGACCCTGGCGGCCCTGGAGCTTGAGGGGCGCATAAACGCAAATGGCGGCGCCGTGAAGCGCCGCCATGCGAATCGGATCAGCTTCCTGCTGGTCGAGCCGGTCGGCCCGACCAGCGACCGTCAGCGCTCTCCTGCCGGCGTCACCGCCCACCAGTCGCCGCTGGTGGTCTGA
- a CDS encoding LPXTG cell wall anchor domain-containing protein, with protein MRPMLSLFVLFACSLILLPACASSPPATSVTESPGFGMLVLVLLVIAGAAAYLYRRRRRPKRRGPAGPGGGGLGPQPPQAQL; from the coding sequence ATGAGGCCCATGTTGTCCCTGTTCGTGCTGTTCGCGTGTTCCCTGATCCTTTTGCCGGCGTGCGCGAGCAGCCCGCCGGCCACTTCCGTCACCGAGTCGCCGGGCTTCGGCATGCTGGTCTTGGTGTTGTTGGTGATCGCCGGCGCCGCGGCCTACCTGTATCGCCGCCGGCGTCGCCCCAAGCGCCGCGGCCCGGCCGGCCCTGGGGGTGGCGGCCTCGGCCCGCAGCCGCCGCAGGCGCAGCTGTAG
- a CDS encoding phage late control D family protein, whose product MTQNAEPYAVPAWRVVLDGTDLTERFKPRLLELTLTESRGGEADQLDLVIHDHDGRMALPRRGVALSVAIGWEDAGLIEKGTFRVDEVEHSGAPDVITVRARSADLSNPMRTRRERSWHQVTLGDVIRSLAGEHGLQARIAPALTGVQIAHLDQTGESDVHLLTRLGQRYDAVATVKAGSLLFMPIGSGTTASGQALPTALITRASGDKHRYGAADRDSYSGVRAYWNNKPGANRKSVLVGASGNAKRLRETYNNETEAREHANAEWKRIKRGAAKMDFTLALGRADLSPEQKLRLRGFKPEIDDTAWLIAKTTHTITSSAGFTTKLELETDAGGGS is encoded by the coding sequence ATGACCCAGAACGCGGAACCCTATGCTGTGCCCGCGTGGCGCGTGGTGTTGGATGGCACGGATCTGACCGAACGGTTCAAGCCGCGCCTGCTGGAGCTGACGCTGACTGAGTCGCGCGGCGGCGAAGCCGACCAGCTCGACTTGGTCATTCATGACCACGATGGGCGTATGGCGCTGCCGCGCCGCGGTGTTGCGCTATCCGTGGCGATCGGGTGGGAGGATGCCGGCCTGATCGAAAAAGGCACCTTCCGCGTCGACGAGGTCGAACACAGTGGCGCGCCGGACGTGATCACGGTTCGCGCCCGCAGCGCCGACCTGAGTAATCCAATGCGCACGCGGCGCGAGCGCAGCTGGCATCAGGTCACTTTGGGTGACGTGATCCGCAGCTTAGCCGGAGAACACGGGCTGCAGGCGCGCATTGCGCCAGCTCTGACCGGCGTCCAGATCGCGCACCTGGACCAGACCGGCGAAAGCGACGTGCATCTGTTGACGCGACTCGGACAGCGCTATGACGCGGTCGCTACAGTGAAGGCTGGGAGTCTGCTGTTTATGCCGATCGGAAGCGGCACCACCGCGAGCGGTCAAGCATTGCCGACCGCGTTGATCACGCGCGCGAGCGGCGACAAACACCGCTACGGAGCGGCAGATCGCGACAGCTACAGCGGCGTGCGCGCCTATTGGAACAACAAGCCCGGCGCCAATCGAAAATCGGTCCTGGTAGGCGCGAGCGGCAACGCCAAGCGATTGCGCGAGACCTACAACAACGAAACCGAAGCGCGGGAACACGCCAATGCCGAATGGAAGCGCATCAAGCGCGGCGCGGCGAAGATGGATTTCACGCTAGCGCTTGGGCGCGCCGACCTGTCCCCGGAGCAAAAACTGCGCCTGCGCGGCTTCAAACCGGAGATCGACGACACGGCCTGGTTGATCGCCAAGACCACGCACACCATCACCAGCTCGGCGGGTTTCACCACGAAGCTGGAGTTAGAGACCGACGCCGGCGGCGGATCCTGA
- a CDS encoding phage tail protein: MMMALGTFVFSLPRLAYEQLQRSNAWRHASSDRIGARAAHQYLGPDEETIELSGRIAPELTGDPASLDLLRDLANQGRPLALVDGTGLVYGAFVLKSISDSRSLFFQDGAARRIEFQLSLLRVDDEAMNESSDQAASR; this comes from the coding sequence ATGATGATGGCACTAGGAACTTTCGTTTTCTCGTTGCCGCGGCTTGCGTATGAGCAGCTGCAGCGATCCAACGCGTGGCGACACGCCAGCAGCGATCGCATCGGCGCACGCGCCGCGCATCAGTACCTCGGCCCCGATGAAGAGACAATTGAGCTTAGCGGGCGGATCGCCCCCGAACTCACGGGCGATCCGGCTTCGCTGGATCTGCTGCGCGACCTAGCGAATCAAGGCCGGCCACTGGCCTTGGTCGACGGCACAGGTCTGGTCTACGGCGCGTTCGTGCTGAAGTCGATCAGCGACAGCCGGTCGCTGTTCTTTCAAGACGGTGCGGCTCGCCGCATCGAGTTTCAGCTGTCGCTCCTTCGCGTCGACGACGAAGCCATGAACGAATCCTCGGACCAGGCAGCATCCCGATGA
- a CDS encoding phage tail tape measure protein, giving the protein MAGNTLKLQVLLDAIDRASGPLKRIMGGSGATAKALRATQTELKRLEAAQRDIDGFRKMEAALGSTSAKLVQAQRELRQLGAAANATDAPTKKLTAQLKKQGEVVGRLREAEAKQRAALAASKQALEATGVSTSRLAVHERKLQSDIAGANRALDAQRKRLGQLGAAQAKMQRLQRAGAKLAAGGAVAVAGSVAAARGLGAPVAAFAAQEEAATQLRASMMGANGKVSAEFAQIDALAQKLGNRLPGTTADFYEMMTMLRRQGMSAKVILGGLGEATGYIGVQLKMGYSEAAEFAAKLQDATRTSERDMMALSDVIQRTFYLGVDAENMLQGFSKMTSSMDVIKTSGIDAARAFAPLLVMADQAGMKGEAAGNAYRKVFQGALDEGKLAKANALVKDSGIKLDFSNGKGEFGGLDQMFAQLKKLEKLNTSDRLAVIKKLFGDDAETLQVVSLLISKGAAGYGEVQAKMAAQASLQQRVNSQLGTLKNLWDAASGTFVNGLAAMGEAAAPDIKNLIELITQLADRFQGWVKANPELAGGLFKVLAVIVAVVAAAGSLALAIGTVLMPFAGLKMAATAAAPLFTGIGKVLMSVGARVLPLVATGLRMVGMAITANPIGVLLMLIAGLVYVIYRNWDTFGPWFQALWDGIVAIAAWAWEWIKKLFAYSPLGMIINNWGTIAPYLAGLWERVKQYVSGAWTLVTGIFSGDGDKIRSGLASMWAAINGILGGWPAKMLQAGIDMVAGLVNGIRSRLGAVGEVISSLGSGAIGGLKRILGIHSPSRVFAQLGDFTMQGFAGGLERGQRAPLQRIAAFGGRLQQAGAGIAIAAAASPAIAIDTRGPIAPAIARDSGGARHYEINIYAAPGMDEKAIAAEVRRQLDERDRRDAARTRSRLTDYN; this is encoded by the coding sequence GTGGCGGGAAACACCCTGAAACTGCAGGTACTGCTCGACGCGATCGACCGCGCGTCCGGTCCGCTGAAGCGCATCATGGGCGGCAGCGGCGCCACCGCGAAGGCGCTGCGCGCCACGCAGACCGAACTCAAGCGCCTTGAGGCCGCGCAGCGCGATATCGATGGCTTTCGCAAGATGGAGGCGGCGCTGGGCAGCACGTCGGCAAAGCTCGTTCAGGCGCAGCGCGAGCTGCGGCAGCTCGGCGCCGCAGCCAACGCCACAGACGCACCGACGAAGAAGCTCACCGCGCAGCTGAAGAAGCAAGGTGAAGTGGTGGGCCGTCTGCGCGAGGCGGAAGCCAAACAACGTGCCGCTCTTGCTGCGTCCAAGCAAGCCCTGGAAGCGACAGGCGTCAGCACGTCGCGTCTCGCCGTGCATGAGCGCAAACTGCAGTCCGATATCGCCGGCGCCAACCGCGCGCTCGACGCACAACGCAAGCGCCTGGGCCAGTTGGGCGCGGCGCAGGCAAAGATGCAACGCCTGCAACGCGCCGGCGCGAAGCTCGCCGCCGGCGGCGCGGTAGCTGTCGCCGGCAGTGTCGCCGCCGCCCGCGGCCTCGGCGCGCCCGTCGCCGCGTTCGCCGCGCAGGAGGAAGCCGCCACGCAGCTGCGCGCGTCGATGATGGGCGCCAATGGCAAGGTGTCAGCCGAGTTCGCGCAAATCGACGCGCTCGCGCAGAAGCTCGGCAACCGGCTGCCGGGAACCACCGCCGACTTCTACGAGATGATGACCATGTTGCGCCGCCAAGGCATGTCGGCGAAGGTCATCCTTGGCGGCCTGGGTGAAGCCACCGGCTACATCGGCGTGCAGCTCAAGATGGGTTACAGCGAGGCAGCGGAGTTTGCTGCCAAGTTGCAGGACGCCACGCGCACCAGCGAGCGCGACATGATGGCGCTCAGCGACGTGATCCAGCGAACGTTCTATCTGGGCGTCGACGCCGAGAACATGCTGCAGGGCTTCAGCAAGATGACGTCGTCGATGGACGTGATCAAAACGTCGGGCATCGACGCCGCCCGCGCGTTCGCGCCGCTGCTGGTCATGGCGGACCAAGCCGGCATGAAGGGCGAGGCCGCCGGCAACGCCTACCGCAAGGTGTTTCAGGGGGCACTGGACGAAGGCAAACTCGCCAAAGCCAACGCGCTGGTCAAGGACAGCGGCATCAAGTTGGACTTCAGCAACGGCAAGGGCGAGTTCGGCGGCCTGGACCAGATGTTCGCGCAGCTGAAGAAGCTGGAAAAGCTCAACACTTCTGACCGGCTGGCCGTGATCAAAAAGCTGTTCGGTGACGACGCCGAAACGCTGCAGGTCGTGTCTCTGCTGATCTCCAAGGGTGCTGCGGGATATGGCGAGGTTCAGGCGAAGATGGCCGCGCAGGCGAGCCTGCAGCAACGGGTGAACTCGCAGCTAGGCACGTTGAAGAATCTCTGGGACGCCGCGTCCGGTACATTCGTCAACGGCTTGGCCGCAATGGGCGAAGCCGCCGCGCCCGACATCAAAAATCTGATCGAGCTGATTACGCAACTGGCGGATCGCTTCCAGGGCTGGGTCAAGGCGAACCCCGAACTCGCCGGCGGCCTGTTCAAGGTGCTGGCCGTGATTGTCGCCGTGGTCGCGGCTGCGGGCAGTCTCGCCTTAGCGATCGGTACCGTGTTGATGCCCTTCGCCGGGCTCAAAATGGCCGCCACCGCCGCGGCGCCGCTGTTCACCGGCATCGGCAAGGTGCTGATGAGCGTTGGCGCACGCGTTCTGCCGTTGGTCGCCACCGGCCTGCGCATGGTTGGTATGGCGATAACCGCGAATCCCATAGGCGTGCTGCTGATGTTGATCGCGGGCCTTGTATACGTGATCTATCGCAACTGGGACACGTTCGGCCCCTGGTTCCAGGCACTCTGGGACGGCATCGTCGCCATCGCCGCCTGGGCATGGGAGTGGATCAAGAAGCTGTTCGCGTATTCGCCGCTGGGGATGATCATCAACAACTGGGGCACGATTGCGCCCTATCTCGCCGGGCTCTGGGAGCGCGTGAAGCAATACGTGAGCGGCGCGTGGACGCTGGTGACCGGCATCTTCAGCGGCGACGGCGACAAGATTCGCTCCGGGCTTGCATCGATGTGGGCTGCGATCAATGGGATCCTGGGCGGTTGGCCGGCAAAGATGTTGCAGGCCGGTATCGACATGGTCGCTGGCTTGGTCAACGGTATCCGCTCGCGGCTCGGCGCCGTAGGCGAAGTCATATCGTCGCTGGGCAGCGGTGCTATCGGCGGCCTGAAGCGGATCCTCGGCATTCACAGCCCTTCGCGTGTGTTCGCGCAGTTGGGCGACTTCACCATGCAGGGCTTCGCCGGCGGCCTGGAGCGCGGCCAGCGTGCACCTTTGCAGCGCATCGCCGCGTTTGGCGGCCGACTGCAGCAAGCTGGCGCCGGCATTGCGATCGCGGCCGCGGCATCGCCGGCCATCGCGATCGACACACGCGGTCCGATCGCGCCTGCTATTGCCCGCGATTCCGGCGGCGCCCGGCACTACGAAATCAACATCTACGCGGCGCCGGGCATGGACGAGAAAGCGATCGCCGCCGAAGTTCGTCGCCAGCTAGATGAGCGCGATCGACGCGACGCTGCGCGTACACGCTCGCGCCTCACCGACTACAACTGA
- a CDS encoding GpE family phage tail protein, producing MADIAAVFHWPPAAMDELSLTELMEWRERARERSGAD from the coding sequence ATGGCGGATATCGCCGCGGTCTTCCACTGGCCGCCCGCGGCGATGGACGAGCTGTCCCTGACGGAACTGATGGAGTGGCGCGAACGCGCCCGAGAGCGAAGCGGAGCGGACTAG
- a CDS encoding phage tail assembly protein has protein sequence MSNTQTTEITLETPIVRGEQRIERITLRKPAAGELRGIALAELLKLDVAALHVVLPRITNPTLTAHDVGQLDLPDLMTIGSEVVGFFLPKADRAALSLGA, from the coding sequence ATGAGCAACACACAGACCACCGAGATCACTCTGGAAACCCCGATCGTCCGCGGCGAGCAGCGAATCGAGCGAATCACCTTGCGCAAACCCGCCGCCGGCGAGCTGCGCGGCATCGCCCTGGCCGAGCTGCTCAAGCTGGACGTGGCCGCCCTGCATGTCGTACTGCCGCGCATCACCAATCCGACCCTCACCGCGCACGACGTCGGCCAGCTCGACCTGCCCGATCTGATGACGATCGGCAGCGAGGTAGTGGGTTTTTTCTTGCCGAAGGCGGATCGGGCGGCCCTGTCCCTCGGCGCGTAG
- a CDS encoding phage major tail tube protein → MAMPKTLANCNLFGNGESYIGQVVEVKLPTLTRLMEDYRAGGMNGPVKIDNGQDAIEMEAKFGGFMRSVLQQYGATRHDAVQWRFAGAYKRDDTGGVDSVEVVTRGRYSEVDLGSAKPGEATEFTAKFACSYYKLMVNGVAVIEIDLVNMIEIVNGVDLLAEQRRAIGI, encoded by the coding sequence ATGGCAATGCCCAAAACCCTCGCGAACTGCAACCTCTTCGGCAACGGCGAGAGCTATATCGGCCAAGTCGTGGAGGTGAAGCTGCCGACGCTCACCCGCTTGATGGAGGACTACCGCGCCGGCGGCATGAACGGCCCGGTGAAGATCGACAACGGCCAGGACGCGATCGAGATGGAGGCCAAGTTCGGCGGTTTCATGCGCTCGGTCCTGCAGCAGTACGGCGCCACCCGGCACGATGCCGTGCAGTGGCGCTTCGCGGGCGCATACAAGCGCGACGACACCGGCGGCGTGGACTCGGTGGAAGTCGTAACGCGCGGGCGCTACAGCGAGGTCGACCTCGGCAGCGCGAAGCCCGGCGAAGCGACCGAGTTCACGGCCAAGTTCGCCTGCAGCTACTACAAGCTGATGGTCAACGGCGTGGCCGTTATCGAGATCGACCTGGTGAACATGATCGAGATCGTTAACGGCGTCGATCTTCTCGCCGAACAGCGTCGCGCGATCGGTATCTGA
- a CDS encoding phage tail sheath protein — protein MVDTYHHGVRVEEINEGGRPIRTVSTAIVGVVCTSSDADPIVFPLNKPVLFTNLRAALAKAGTNGTLRPTLQAIADQADPWTIVVRVEAGASDAATTTNVIGSATGATYTGLQALLVAQSQLNIKPRIIGCPGLDTQPVAAALAIVAKKLRAMAYISGAASADKESVVQYRDSFAARELMIIWPDFLGWDTTTSSTKPAFAVARALGLRAKIDQEQGWHKTLSNVAVDGVTGISRDVYWDLQDSTTDAGYLNAGDVTTLVNYNGFRFWGSRTCSDDPLFAFESATRTAQVLMDTIADGLAWAIDKPMHPTLVRDIVESINAKFRELKANGYVIDASAWYDETINTKDTLAGGKLYIDYDYTPVPPLESLILKQRITDRYLADFADRVNG, from the coding sequence ATGGTCGACACCTATCATCACGGCGTTCGCGTCGAAGAAATCAACGAAGGCGGCCGCCCGATTCGGACCGTGTCGACCGCAATCGTCGGCGTGGTCTGCACGTCCAGCGACGCCGACCCAATCGTATTCCCGCTGAACAAGCCGGTGCTGTTCACCAACCTGCGCGCCGCGCTGGCGAAGGCGGGAACGAACGGCACGCTGCGCCCGACTCTGCAGGCCATCGCCGACCAGGCGGACCCGTGGACCATTGTTGTGCGCGTCGAGGCCGGCGCCTCGGACGCCGCCACCACCACCAACGTCATCGGCTCCGCTACCGGCGCGACCTATACCGGCCTGCAGGCGCTGCTTGTCGCCCAGAGTCAACTCAACATCAAGCCGCGGATCATCGGCTGTCCGGGCCTGGATACGCAGCCGGTCGCTGCGGCTCTGGCCATCGTCGCCAAGAAACTGCGTGCGATGGCGTACATCAGCGGCGCCGCGAGCGCAGACAAGGAATCGGTGGTCCAGTACCGGGACAGCTTCGCGGCTCGCGAGCTGATGATCATCTGGCCGGATTTCCTGGGCTGGGATACCACCACCAGCAGCACCAAGCCCGCCTTCGCCGTGGCGCGGGCTTTGGGTCTGCGCGCCAAGATCGACCAGGAGCAGGGCTGGCACAAAACCCTGTCGAACGTCGCCGTCGACGGCGTTACCGGCATCTCCCGCGACGTGTACTGGGACTTGCAGGACTCCACCACGGACGCCGGATATCTCAACGCCGGCGACGTGACCACGCTGGTCAACTACAACGGCTTCCGGTTCTGGGGCTCGCGCACCTGCAGCGACGATCCGCTGTTCGCGTTCGAATCCGCGACGCGCACGGCGCAGGTACTGATGGACACGATCGCGGACGGGCTTGCGTGGGCGATCGACAAGCCCATGCACCCGACCTTGGTGCGGGACATCGTGGAATCCATCAACGCCAAGTTCCGCGAGCTCAAGGCCAATGGCTACGTGATCGACGCGTCCGCCTGGTACGACGAAACCATCAACACCAAGGACACCCTCGCCGGCGGCAAGCTCTACATCGACTACGACTACACCCCGGTCCCGCCGCTGGAAAGCCTGATTCTCAAGCAACGCATCACCGATCGTTACCTCGCCGACTTCGCCGACCGCGTGAACGGCTGA
- a CDS encoding GPW/gp25 family protein, whose protein sequence is MKGMDASTGRWIDGTDHLRQSIADILMTPIGSRVMRRDYGSLLPELIDQPFNGATRMKLYGATATALMRWEPRLRLTRIDLTPGAEPGAFTLYLEGRRTDSGPTNEYTRITLPLRSGFY, encoded by the coding sequence GTGAAGGGCATGGACGCCAGCACCGGCCGATGGATCGACGGCACTGACCATCTTCGTCAGTCGATCGCCGACATCCTGATGACGCCGATCGGCTCGCGCGTGATGCGCCGCGACTATGGATCGTTGCTGCCGGAGCTGATCGACCAACCCTTCAACGGCGCCACACGGATGAAGCTCTACGGCGCCACCGCGACTGCACTGATGCGCTGGGAGCCCCGTCTGCGCCTAACCCGTATCGATCTGACTCCCGGTGCCGAGCCGGGCGCTTTCACGCTTTACCTGGAGGGCCGGCGCACCGACAGCGGCCCAACAAACGAGTACACCCGCATCACTCTGCCGCTGCGCAGCGGTTTCTACTGA
- a CDS encoding phage baseplate assembly protein V, whose product MDSVSELQRQLGNAIRFGTIAEVDHAAARCRVDTGEIKTDLVPWFVPRAGETIEWSAPSLGEQGILLCPNGDTHGAVFLRGIYSDAFVAPSNAQSLHLIRFADGALIQYDQAAHALQAALPAGGTAEITADGGVTINGPLIVNGATQINGDAGVSGTVTAEVDVIGGGKSLKNHPHKNVQPGSGQSGPPA is encoded by the coding sequence ATGGATTCCGTCTCCGAACTTCAGCGTCAGCTCGGCAACGCGATCCGCTTCGGCACCATCGCCGAAGTGGATCACGCAGCAGCTCGCTGTCGTGTCGATACCGGCGAGATCAAGACCGATTTGGTGCCGTGGTTCGTTCCGCGAGCCGGCGAGACCATCGAATGGTCGGCGCCTTCTCTCGGCGAGCAAGGCATCCTGCTGTGCCCGAACGGCGACACACACGGCGCCGTCTTCTTGCGCGGCATTTACTCCGATGCGTTCGTCGCACCATCAAATGCGCAATCGCTGCATCTGATCCGCTTCGCGGACGGCGCGCTGATCCAGTACGACCAAGCGGCGCACGCCCTTCAAGCCGCGTTGCCGGCCGGTGGAACCGCCGAGATCACGGCGGATGGCGGCGTGACCATCAACGGCCCTCTGATCGTCAACGGCGCTACCCAGATCAACGGCGACGCCGGCGTGAGTGGCACGGTCACCGCCGAGGTCGACGTGATCGGCGGCGGAAAGAGCCTCAAGAATCACCCGCATAAGAATGTCCAGCCGGGTTCGGGTCAGTCGGGACCGCCAGCGTGA